The Lycium ferocissimum isolate CSIRO_LF1 chromosome 10, AGI_CSIRO_Lferr_CH_V1, whole genome shotgun sequence genome window below encodes:
- the LOC132035389 gene encoding probable UDP-arabinopyranose mutase 2 isoform X1 has product MASSTPLLKDELDIVIPTIRNLDFLEMWRPFFQPYHLIIVQDGDPSKTINVPEGFDYELYNRNDINRILGPKASCISFKDSACRCFGYMVSKKKYIYTIDDDCFVAKDPSGKDINALEQHIKNLLCPSTPHFFNTLYDPYREGADFVRGYPFSMREGAHTAVSHGLWLNIPDYDAPTQLVKPRERNTRYVDTVLTIPKGTLFPMCGMNLAFNRDLIGPAMYFGLMGDGQPIGRYDDMWAGWCTKVICDHLGLGIKTGLPYIWHSKASNPFVNLKKEYKGIYWQEEIIPFFQAVTLPKECTTVQQCYVELAKQVKAKLSNIDPYFTKLADAMVTWIEAWDELNPTGENLAKLSISSGKSK; this is encoded by the exons ATGGCAAGTTCAACACCATTATTGAAAGATGAGCTTGATATagtaataccaacaattagAAATCTTGATTTCTTGGAGATGTGGAGACCATTTTTTCAACCATACCATTTAATTATTGTTCAAGATGGTGATCCTTCAAAGACAATTAATGTACCTGAAGGTTTTGATTATGAGCTTTATAATAGGAATGATATTAACAGGATTTTGGGTCCTAAAGCTTCTTGTATCTCTTTTAAGGATTCTGCTTGTAGATGCTTTGGTTATATGGTGTCTAAGAAGAAGTATATCTATACCATTGATGATGATTGTTTT GTGGCCAAAGACCCATCTGGCAAAGATATCAATGCGCTTGAACAGCACATAAAGAACCTCCTTTGTCCATCTACCCCGCATTTCTTCAACACTCTGTATGATCCATACAGAGAGGGTGCAGATTTCGTTCGTGGATACCCTTTCAGTATGCGTGAAGGGGCTCACACAGCTGTTTCTCATGGCCTTTGGCTCAACATCCCTGACTATGATGCACCCACACAACTTGTTAAGCCTCGTGAGAGGAACACCAG ATATGTAGATACAGTTCTAACCATTCCCAAAGGCACTTTGTTTCCCATGTGTGGAATGAATTTGGCATTCAACCGTGATCTGATCGGACCAGCAATGTACTTTGGGCTCATGGGTGATGGGCAGCCAATCGGTCGTTACGATGATATGTGGGCTGGCTGGTGTACTAAG GTCATATGTGATCATTTGGGCCTAGGAATCAAGACGGGTCTGCCCTACATATGGCACAGCAAAGCAAGCAACCCTTTTGTTAACCTGAAAAAGGAGTACAAAGGCATCTACTGGCAAGAAGAGATCATCCCGTTTTTCCAGGCTGTAACCCTTCCTAAAGAGTGCACAACTGTCCAGCAGTGCTACGTCGAACTCGCTAAACAGGTCAAGGCTAAACTATCCAACATAGATCCCTATTTCACGAAGCTAGCAGATGCCATGGTCACTTGGATCGAAGCCTGGGATGAGCTGAACCCTACCGGGGAAAACTTGGCCAAGCTATCCATCTCGAGTGGGAAGTCAAAGTAG
- the LOC132035389 gene encoding probable UDP-arabinopyranose mutase 2 isoform X2, with protein sequence MLEKLDLDGFFVCGCFKYIYAIDDDCFVSLCCKFSPSAFALMLEKLDLNEFFGSFKYIYTIDDDCFVAKDPSGKDINALEQHIKNLLCPSTPHFFNTLYDPYREGADFVRGYPFSMREGAHTAVSHGLWLNIPDYDAPTQLVKPRERNTRYVDTVLTIPKGTLFPMCGMNLAFNRDLIGPAMYFGLMGDGQPIGRYDDMWAGWCTKVICDHLGLGIKTGLPYIWHSKASNPFVNLKKEYKGIYWQEEIIPFFQAVTLPKECTTVQQCYVELAKQVKAKLSNIDPYFTKLADAMVTWIEAWDELNPTGENLAKLSISSGKSK encoded by the exons ATGCTCGAAAAATTGGATCTTGATGGTTTTTTTGTGTGTGGAtgttttaagtatatttatgcCATTGATGATGATTGCTTTGTGAGCCTATGCTGCAAGTTTTCTCCTTCCGCTTTTGCCCTTATGCTGGAAAAACTGGATCTTAATGAATTTTTTGGGAGTTTTAAGTACATCTATACTATTGATGATGATTGCTTT GTGGCCAAAGACCCATCTGGCAAAGATATCAATGCGCTTGAACAGCACATAAAGAACCTCCTTTGTCCATCTACCCCGCATTTCTTCAACACTCTGTATGATCCATACAGAGAGGGTGCAGATTTCGTTCGTGGATACCCTTTCAGTATGCGTGAAGGGGCTCACACAGCTGTTTCTCATGGCCTTTGGCTCAACATCCCTGACTATGATGCACCCACACAACTTGTTAAGCCTCGTGAGAGGAACACCAG ATATGTAGATACAGTTCTAACCATTCCCAAAGGCACTTTGTTTCCCATGTGTGGAATGAATTTGGCATTCAACCGTGATCTGATCGGACCAGCAATGTACTTTGGGCTCATGGGTGATGGGCAGCCAATCGGTCGTTACGATGATATGTGGGCTGGCTGGTGTACTAAG GTCATATGTGATCATTTGGGCCTAGGAATCAAGACGGGTCTGCCCTACATATGGCACAGCAAAGCAAGCAACCCTTTTGTTAACCTGAAAAAGGAGTACAAAGGCATCTACTGGCAAGAAGAGATCATCCCGTTTTTCCAGGCTGTAACCCTTCCTAAAGAGTGCACAACTGTCCAGCAGTGCTACGTCGAACTCGCTAAACAGGTCAAGGCTAAACTATCCAACATAGATCCCTATTTCACGAAGCTAGCAGATGCCATGGTCACTTGGATCGAAGCCTGGGATGAGCTGAACCCTACCGGGGAAAACTTGGCCAAGCTATCCATCTCGAGTGGGAAGTCAAAGTAG